The Thermanaerovibrio acidaminovorans DSM 6589 genome contains a region encoding:
- the flgD gene encoding flagellar hook assembly protein FlgD yields the protein MAEVNGVTQAASGGQEATRAVKKELGKDDFLKILIAQLTHQDPLDPLKDRDFIAQMAQFSALEQQMNIAKGIEGLSKLSMASAVNYVGRTVGYTDDQGQEAAGVVKFVEMKDGSVTLHLADGNSIPMEKVQYVG from the coding sequence ATGGCGGAGGTTAACGGGGTGACCCAGGCCGCCTCCGGCGGTCAGGAGGCCACCCGGGCGGTCAAGAAGGAGCTGGGCAAGGACGACTTCCTCAAGATCCTGATAGCCCAGCTGACCCACCAGGATCCGTTGGATCCGCTGAAGGACCGGGATTTCATCGCCCAGATGGCCCAGTTCTCCGCGCTGGAGCAGCAGATGAACATAGCCAAGGGCATAGAGGGTCTATCCAAGCTTTCCATGGCCTCGGCGGTAAACTACGTGGGGCGCACCGTGGGGTACACGGACGACCAGGGGCAGGAGGCGGCGGGGGTGGTGAAGTTCGTGGAGATGAAGGACGGCTCCGTGACGCTCCACCTGGCAGACGGCAACTCGATTCCAATGGAGAAGGTTCAGTACGTGGGTTGA